The Salvelinus alpinus chromosome 35, SLU_Salpinus.1, whole genome shotgun sequence genome window below encodes:
- the LOC139564516 gene encoding autophagy protein 5-like — protein sequence MADDKDVLRDVWFGRIPTCFTLYQDEITEREAEPFYLLLPRVSYLTLVTDKVKKHFLKVMKPEDVEEMWFDFEGTSLKWHYPIGLLFDLHASNTALPWSITVHFKNFPERDLLHCPSNSVIEAHFMSSIKEADALKHKSQVINDMQKKDHKQLWMGLQNDKFDQFWAMNRKLMEYPTEEGGFRYIPFRIYLTMSDRPFIQKLFRPISTDGYTHTLGDLLKEVYPVAISNDDESKHYQVVIHGIEPLLETPLQWLSEHLSHPDNFLHISVIPTPSD from the exons ATGGCAGATGACAAGGACGTGCTGCGAGATGTTTGGTTTGGTCGGATTCCGACCTGCTTCACACTTTACCAGGAtgagatcacagagagagaggccgaACCCTTCTAT CTCCTCTTGCCAAGGGTGAGCTACCTGACTCTGGTCACAGACAAGGTGAAAAAGCACTTCCTGAAGGTCATGAAGCCAGAGGACGTAGAGGAGATGTGGTTTGATTTCGAGGGAACCTCACTCAAATG GCACTATCCAATTGGATTACTGTTTGACCTGCATGCCTCCAACACTGCCCTGCCCTGGAGCATCACTGTGCACTTTAAG AATTTCCCAGAGCGTGACCTGCTCCACTGCCCCTCTAACTCTGTGATCGAGGCCCACTTCATGTCCAGCATCAAGGAGGCGGATGCACTCAAACACAAGAGCCAGGTCATCAACGACATGCAGAAGAAAGACCACAAGCAGCTGTGGATGGGCCTGCAGAAcg ATAAGTTTGACCAGTTCTGGGCCATGAACCGTAAGCTGATGGAATACCCCACAGAGGAGGGAGGCTTTCGCTACATCCCCTTCAGGATATACCTG ACGATGAGTGACAGGCCGTTCATCCAGAAGTTGTTTCGCCCCATATCGACCGACGGCTACACACACACGCTGGGGGATCTGCTGAAGGAGGTGTACCCCGTGGCCATATCCAACGACG ACGAGTCCAAGCACTACCAGGTGGTGATCCATGGGATTGAGCCCCTGCTGGAGACCCCGTTGCAGTGGCTGAGCGAGCACCTCAGTCACCCTGATAACTTTCTCCACATCAGCGTCATACCCACGCCTAGCGACTGA